Genomic window (Desulforapulum autotrophicum HRM2):
CAGAACTCGATGCCCTTTGCCCTGAGGGTCTCCATGAGGGTATCGGTAAAATGAAGCCCGGCCGTGGGGGCGGCAACGGCCCCCTCGTTTGCGGCATAAACGGTCTGATAATCTGTCTCGTCCCCGGGTTCAAGACCGTTGGTGCGGTGAATATAGGGGGGAAGGGGCAGTTGACCGTGGCGTTTGATGGCCTGGACCACATCCCCGGCACAGGAAAACTTAAGTTCAAACAGTCCGCCCTTCCTTGCCTGAACCCTGGCAGTAATCTCATCCCCAAGCTCAAGGACTGCACCAATCTTAGGGCTTTTCGAAGCCCTTACCAGACAATCGCACTGGAAATAACCGTTGCCGGCAAGGCAATTTAAACCGGCTGCATAATCGACAATCATCACCTCTATAACCCCCCCCGTGGTTTTTTTACCCATGAGCCTTGCAGGCACCACCCGGGTGTTGTTGATGACCAGAAGATCATCGGGGTTCAAGAGGGTTACCAGATCCTGGAACCCGTGGTGGGTCACATCACCGCTTTTTCTGTCAAGGCGCAGAAGCCTTGAGCCGTCACGCTGCTGGCAGGGAGTCTGGGCAATTCTCTCCTGGGGAAGGTTGTAGCAATAGTCAGACAAACGATACATCAGACAAGACTCCTTCCAAGGTAAACAACCACAAGCCCAATGCACATGAGCATGAACCCGAACCGCCTTAACACGCCTTCAGGAAGTCCCAGGAGCACCTGAACCATCTCCTTCATCCGCTGGGGAAAGGCAAAATAGGGAAGCCCCTCCACTATCATTACCATACCGATCACACACAAAAAAAAATCCATCCGCTATTACCCTCTTGTTGCTTAATTCTACTTTATTCAACGCTTGCAACCCGTTAACACCCAGGTTACCGCCATGGTTGCATTCAAGAAACAGACAATATAGCATAAAGAATAATATTGATAAATCAAATCATTGACGCTATATAGGGTTTGTTGAAAACAAACAGGGCCAAATTATTGG
Coding sequences:
- the queA gene encoding tRNA preQ1(34) S-adenosylmethionine ribosyltransferase-isomerase QueA; the encoded protein is MYRLSDYCYNLPQERIAQTPCQQRDGSRLLRLDRKSGDVTHHGFQDLVTLLNPDDLLVINNTRVVPARLMGKKTTGGVIEVMIVDYAAGLNCLAGNGYFQCDCLVRASKSPKIGAVLELGDEITARVQARKGGLFELKFSCAGDVVQAIKRHGQLPLPPYIHRTNGLEPGDETDYQTVYAANEGAVAAPTAGLHFTDTLMETLRAKGIEFCEITLHVGYGTFVPVRVDDIREHQIHRESFEISEAAAAAVNRAKKAGRRVVAVGTTSVRTLEYGADETGLIHPGSGVCDLFIYPGYRFKLIDAMITNFHLPESTLLMLVSAFAGKDPIFRAYGAAIQSNYRFFSYGDAMLID
- a CDS encoding DUF2065 domain-containing protein, producing the protein MDFFLCVIGMVMIVEGLPYFAFPQRMKEMVQVLLGLPEGVLRRFGFMLMCIGLVVVYLGRSLV